From the genome of Methanomassiliicoccales archaeon, one region includes:
- a CDS encoding helix-turn-helix domain-containing protein, whose translation MDEALNLENRRKIYQFVAKHPGTHVREMERGLGMQTGLLAYHLDYMEKRQVLRVEEDGYYKCYFPADRFHLKDRRTMSVLRQKMPRKIIMHLILNGPSSFQQLKAAMGISKSTLSYHLKRLSARGMIVVSKREKESIYSVEDLSYVADLLVSLRESLESDAVDRFADIWGKLGSA comes from the coding sequence ATGGACGAGGCCCTCAACCTAGAGAACCGAAGGAAGATCTACCAGTTCGTGGCCAAGCATCCCGGGACCCACGTGCGTGAGATGGAACGTGGACTAGGGATGCAGACCGGGCTGCTCGCCTATCACCTGGACTACATGGAGAAGCGACAGGTGCTGAGGGTGGAGGAGGATGGATACTACAAGTGCTACTTCCCAGCGGACCGCTTCCACCTCAAGGACCGACGGACCATGTCGGTGCTGAGACAGAAAATGCCGAGAAAGATCATCATGCATCTCATTCTGAACGGTCCCTCAAGTTTCCAGCAGCTGAAGGCCGCCATGGGTATCTCCAAGTCCACCCTTTCCTATCATCTCAAGCGCCTGAGCGCCCGGGGCATGATCGTCGTATCCAAGCGGGAGAAGGAATCGATCTACTCGGTGGAGGACCTCAGCTATGTGGCCGATCTCTTGGTCTCGTTGAGGGAGAGCCTGGAAAGCGACGCCGTCGATCGTTTCGCGGACATCTGGGGTAAGCTCGGAAGCGCCTAG